Proteins encoded by one window of Gammaproteobacteria bacterium:
- a CDS encoding pyridoxal phosphate-dependent aminotransferase gives MEQLSHRVQKIKPSPTLAITARAKALKAAGVDIIGLGAGEPDFDTPEHIKQAAIAAIMAGQTKYTAVDGTPELKAAVARKFARDNQLEYQAGQILVSCGGKHSFFNLTQALLNPGDEVIIPAPYWVSYTDMVILAEGVPVIVAADITAGFKITPEQLEAAITPQTRMVVINSPSNPTGVTYSHAELRALGAVLEKHERVIVVSDDIYEHITWHHEPFANIVTLCPALYERSVVLNGVSKAYSMTGWRIGYAGGPEWLIRAMKKIQSQSTSNPASISQAAALEALDGDQSCIQPMITAFKQRHDYVVERLNTIKGVQCLSSQGAFYSFPNCQGAIEALGLADDIAFAEHLITNSNVALIPGSAFGAPGYMRLSFATSMENLVKALDRIEQAINQAER, from the coding sequence TTGGAGCAATTGTCTCACCGCGTTCAGAAAATCAAGCCCTCTCCAACACTCGCCATTACCGCCCGCGCCAAGGCACTCAAGGCAGCCGGCGTGGACATTATTGGCCTTGGCGCCGGCGAACCGGACTTTGACACGCCCGAGCACATCAAGCAGGCCGCCATTGCCGCCATTATGGCCGGACAGACCAAATACACCGCCGTCGATGGCACCCCCGAACTCAAGGCCGCCGTGGCCCGCAAATTTGCCCGCGACAACCAGCTTGAATACCAGGCCGGCCAGATTCTGGTCTCCTGCGGAGGCAAGCACAGCTTCTTCAATCTGACGCAGGCCTTACTGAACCCGGGTGATGAGGTGATCATTCCCGCCCCGTACTGGGTGTCCTACACGGACATGGTCATTCTGGCGGAGGGCGTGCCGGTGATCGTGGCAGCCGACATTACCGCCGGCTTCAAGATCACCCCCGAGCAGCTGGAGGCCGCGATCACCCCGCAGACCCGGATGGTGGTCATCAACAGCCCCTCCAACCCCACCGGTGTCACCTACAGCCACGCGGAACTGCGGGCACTCGGCGCCGTGCTGGAGAAGCATGAGCGGGTGATCGTGGTCAGCGACGATATCTACGAACACATTACCTGGCATCACGAGCCCTTTGCCAACATCGTTACCCTGTGTCCCGCCTTATATGAAAGATCCGTGGTACTCAACGGTGTCTCCAAGGCCTATTCCATGACCGGTTGGCGCATCGGCTACGCGGGTGGCCCAGAGTGGTTGATCCGCGCCATGAAAAAGATCCAGTCGCAAAGCACCTCCAACCCGGCATCGATTTCTCAGGCCGCGGCACTGGAGGCGCTGGATGGTGACCAATCCTGCATCCAACCCATGATCACCGCGTTCAAGCAACGGCACGACTACGTCGTCGAACGACTGAACACCATCAAGGGCGTGCAATGCCTGTCATCACAGGGCGCGTTTTACAGCTTTCCCAATTGCCAGGGGGCGATTGAGGCCCTGGGCCTGGCCGATGACATCGCCTTCGCCGAGCATCTCATCACCAATTCCAACGTGGCCTTGATACCCGGCTCCGCCTTTGGCGCACCGGGTTATATGCGCCTGTCTTTCGCCACCAGTATGGAAAATCTGGTCAAGGCACTGGACAGAATCGAGCAGGCAATCAACCAAGCCGAGCGCTAA
- a CDS encoding SPOR domain-containing protein: protein MPFFSRRPLFFTAYLLLGLLLAVYLTGNDSYADDTPEPVDKVMQKLLDEEYIPYADNNSCGDEDIDEDDLPDNHTEQAYDNARMAFLFGQFEVAFAAWQPLADEGYAKAQAALAWMYHTGNGVPKNVGIAFTWYLKAAKQGHAIAQNNLAAMYEDGLGTAVNYKAAARWYRESADAGYSFAQYNLGRLYAEGLGLKQDLDEARYWWRIAARQGVKKATETLALLENQSMPMAEESKPPAVAHAPYHANPVAKGLAWIKEQQNSHYTIQLAKNSDMDGILKLAASAQLEQSMVKFTATDSGGKEWHYLIYGSFPSFQKAEQARRVLPSSFRKGSPTLRRFSEIKQLLQK, encoded by the coding sequence ATGCCTTTTTTTTCTCGACGCCCTCTGTTTTTCACCGCCTATCTGCTGTTAGGGCTGTTATTGGCCGTTTACCTGACGGGTAATGATAGTTATGCCGATGACACGCCGGAGCCGGTCGACAAGGTCATGCAAAAATTACTCGACGAAGAGTACATTCCCTACGCCGATAATAACTCCTGCGGTGATGAGGACATTGATGAAGACGACCTGCCAGACAATCACACCGAACAGGCCTATGACAATGCGCGTATGGCATTTCTATTCGGCCAGTTTGAGGTTGCCTTTGCAGCCTGGCAGCCGCTGGCAGATGAGGGTTATGCCAAGGCGCAGGCGGCACTGGCCTGGATGTATCACACCGGAAACGGTGTCCCCAAGAATGTCGGCATCGCATTTACGTGGTATTTAAAGGCGGCAAAACAGGGCCATGCCATTGCGCAAAATAATCTGGCGGCGATGTACGAAGATGGTCTGGGTACCGCGGTAAACTATAAGGCAGCGGCCCGCTGGTACCGGGAATCCGCAGACGCCGGCTATTCCTTCGCGCAATACAATCTCGGGCGACTGTATGCGGAAGGTCTGGGACTCAAGCAAGATCTGGATGAGGCCAGGTACTGGTGGCGTATTGCCGCGCGCCAGGGCGTAAAAAAGGCGACAGAGACACTCGCCCTGCTGGAGAACCAATCCATGCCAATGGCCGAAGAATCAAAACCACCCGCCGTCGCCCATGCGCCCTATCATGCAAACCCGGTCGCCAAGGGCCTGGCATGGATTAAGGAACAGCAAAACAGCCACTACACGATTCAGCTCGCCAAAAACAGCGACATGGACGGAATATTAAAGCTCGCCGCTTCTGCCCAGCTGGAGCAATCGATGGTGAAATTCACGGCCACGGACAGCGGCGGCAAAGAGTGGCATTACCTGATTTATGGCAGCTTCCCCAGCTTCCAGAAGGCCGAACAGGCCCGTAGAGTGCTGCCGTCCTCCTTCCGTAAAGGCTCACCCACTCTGCGTCGGTTTAGCGAAATAAAGCAGCTGCTGCAGAAATAG
- a CDS encoding fused response regulator/phosphatase encodes MNSSHAVTGKQKTITKDSNALKVLVADDDVPNRLILQAILEKQGYQVLLADDGQQAVDIFRSEQPDLVLMDIKMPKLDGYEATQEIKSISGDTFVPVIFLTATTDSEGLAKCVASGGDDFLTKPYNRVLLQARIDALLRIRELYNTTQQQRNELARHQKRLDRERQLAKRLFNNILETGALDLPYIKSMLSPMSLFSGDILMVAEKPSGGLHVLLGDFTGHGLAAAIGALPVSSVFYGMTAKGYSIAEIVTEINIKLTTILPTDMFLAACVVDINPGSHTMSVWNGGIPAVFIYGEEEQEIVRTVPSQHLPLGVIGNESFNRQVDVIEMRQHDRIFIHSDGITETANPAGEMFGSQRLEKIFVDSNRSEDLFDDVRAALASFTAGADQHDDMTLIEIQYDQPQLEATIHQDNGEREADPAQPSATWSLSMQLGARLMSSFDPLPLLIKSVCDMQGLRGQRQQLYTVFSELFSNALDHGILGLDSKLKQTADGFAKYYMERAEKLATLSEGNIIVDISHQPDEDGGVLTIRFEDSGRGFDYEKGTPSLESNLGHSGRGIQLLHSICDDITYENKGNVVTATYRWS; translated from the coding sequence ATGAATTCATCTCATGCTGTAACCGGCAAGCAAAAAACCATCACCAAAGACAGCAATGCGCTTAAAGTGCTTGTTGCGGATGATGACGTACCAAATCGCCTGATTCTCCAGGCCATTCTTGAAAAACAGGGTTACCAGGTATTGCTCGCCGACGATGGTCAGCAGGCCGTCGACATTTTTCGTTCTGAACAGCCTGATCTGGTTCTGATGGATATCAAGATGCCCAAACTGGATGGTTATGAGGCGACTCAGGAGATCAAGTCGATCAGCGGTGACACTTTTGTGCCGGTCATTTTTTTAACCGCGACCACTGACAGTGAAGGCCTGGCGAAGTGTGTGGCATCCGGCGGCGATGATTTCCTGACCAAACCGTATAACCGTGTGTTATTGCAGGCACGTATTGATGCGCTGTTACGCATACGCGAACTCTATAACACAACCCAACAGCAACGTAATGAGCTGGCTAGACATCAAAAACGTCTTGATCGCGAGCGGCAGTTAGCCAAACGGCTGTTTAACAATATCCTCGAAACCGGCGCCCTGGATTTACCCTACATAAAATCCATGTTGTCACCGATGTCATTGTTTTCGGGCGATATCCTGATGGTGGCAGAAAAGCCATCGGGCGGCCTGCATGTTTTGCTGGGGGATTTTACGGGACACGGTCTGGCTGCCGCTATAGGCGCGCTGCCGGTCTCCAGTGTGTTTTATGGCATGACGGCAAAAGGATATTCCATTGCCGAGATCGTGACCGAAATCAACATCAAACTAACTACAATTTTACCGACGGACATGTTTCTTGCGGCATGTGTGGTTGATATCAATCCAGGCAGCCATACCATGTCGGTCTGGAACGGTGGCATACCGGCGGTATTTATTTACGGCGAAGAAGAACAGGAGATTGTGCGCACGGTACCGTCGCAGCACCTGCCACTAGGCGTCATAGGTAATGAAAGTTTTAATCGCCAGGTAGATGTGATCGAAATGCGCCAGCATGATCGAATTTTTATTCATTCGGACGGTATTACGGAGACCGCCAATCCTGCGGGCGAGATGTTTGGCAGCCAGCGACTGGAAAAGATCTTTGTAGACAGTAACCGGTCTGAGGATTTATTTGACGATGTCCGTGCAGCTTTGGCCAGTTTTACTGCCGGTGCGGACCAGCATGATGATATGACGCTGATTGAAATTCAATATGATCAGCCTCAGCTTGAAGCGACTATTCACCAGGATAATGGTGAACGCGAAGCAGATCCTGCACAGCCATCGGCAACGTGGAGTCTTTCAATGCAGTTGGGCGCGCGACTGATGAGCAGTTTTGATCCCTTACCCTTATTGATTAAATCGGTCTGTGATATGCAGGGCTTGCGAGGTCAGCGCCAGCAGCTTTATACGGTATTCTCGGAATTGTTTTCCAATGCCTTGGATCACGGGATTTTAGGCCTGGATTCCAAACTCAAACAAACCGCCGACGGTTTTGCAAAATATTACATGGAGCGCGCGGAAAAATTAGCGACTCTTTCCGAGGGCAATATTATTGTCGATATCAGTCACCAACCTGATGAAGATGGCGGCGTCCTGACGATCCGTTTCGAGGATAGCGGTCGTGGTTTCGATTATGAAAAAGGCACACCTTCGCTGGAAAGCAATCTAGGGCACTCCGGCCGGGGTATTCAGCTGCTGCATTCTATTTGCGATGACATTACCTATGAAAATAAAGGTAATGTGGTTACAGCCACTTATCGGTGGTCTTGA